From Fundulus heteroclitus isolate FHET01 unplaced genomic scaffold, MU-UCD_Fhet_4.1 scaffold_149, whole genome shotgun sequence, one genomic window encodes:
- the LOC105921913 gene encoding myosin-11, translating to MLKSRSRELEMDRPHSEDVVRHLKLPVSTETFVPEFLHVFLQDLSPSVVPVGLAATFVSLLSAIFVAYKWRRTKNDETANTTGGGESEKNQLHESKRETKALIKKNQELEKKLTELRNKSKQQETQSKLKQKEEEMRKTTEKLMVMTEESNKQQRLLHESKNETKTLIKKNQELEEKLTELRNESKQQETESKLKQKEEELRKTTEKLMAMTEESNKQQRLLHESKNETETLIKKNQELEEKLTELRNESKQQAFHQETESKLKQKEEELRKTTEKLMAMNEESNKQQRLLHESKSETETLIKKNQELEEKLTELRNESKQQPSGGSLAIEELKETQFKMERKISKIRDLQKELQYAKLHSESLQDKNQQLKTQLAELKERYKQENKDQPGPPDQ from the exons ATGCTGAAGAGTCGAAGTCGGGAACTGGAGATGGATCGTCCACATTCTGAAG ATGTAGTCCGTCATCTAAAGCTGCCCGTCTCCACAG AGACATTTGTGCCGGAGTTCCTTcacgttttcctccaggatttgTCTCCCTCTGTCGTTCCTGTGGGACTGGCTGCCacgtttgtttctcttttatcagCCATCTTTGTTGCATATAAATGGAGGCGAACCAAAAACG ATGAGACAGCCAACACCACAGGAGGCGGGGAGAGTGAGAAGAATCAG CTGCATGAATCCAAGAGGGAAACCAAAGCTCTGATCAAGAAGAATCAGGAGTTGGAGAAGAAGCTGACTGAACTGAGGAACAAGTCCAAGCAGCAG GAGACTCAAAGCAAACTGAAGCAGAAAGAAGAGGAAATGAGGAAGACCACAGAGAAACTGATGGTAATGACTGAGGAGTCCAACAAGCAGCAGCGTTTG CTGCATGAATCTAAGAATGAAACCAAAACTCTGATCAAGAAGAATCAGGAGTTGGAGGAGAAGCTGACTGAACTGAGGAACGAGTCCAAGCAGCAG GAGACTGAAAGCAAACTGAAGCAGAAAGAAGAGGAACTGAGGAAGACCACCGAGAAACTGATGGCAATGACTGAGGAGTCCAACAAGCAGCAGCGTTTG CTGCATGAATCCAAGAATGAAACGGAAACTCTGATCAAGAAGAATCAGGAGTTGGAGGAGAAGCTGACTGAACTGAGGAACGAGTCCAAGCAGCAG GCCTTCCATCAGGAGACTGAAAGCAAACTGAAGCAGAAAGAAGAGGAACTGAGGAAGACCACAGAGAAACTGATGGCAATGAATGAGGAGTCCAACAAACAGCAGCGTTTG CTGCATGAATCCAAGAGTGAAACCGAAACTCTGATCAAGAAGAATCAGGAGTTGGAGGAGAAGCTGACTGAACTGAGGAACGAGTCCAAGCAGCAG CCGTCTGGAGGATCTCTGGCCATTGAGGAGCTGAAGGAAACGCAGTTTAAAATGGAGCGCAAGATATCAAAGATCCGGGACCTCCAAAAGGAG CTGCAATACGCCAAGCTTCATTCTGAGTCTCTCCAAGACAAGAACCAGCAGCTGAAGACTCAGCTGGCTGAACTGAAAGAAAGATACAAGCAGGAG AACAAAGATCAACCGGGACCACCTGACCAGtag